Genomic window (Dyadobacter fanqingshengii):
ATGGCGGTGACGAAGCCTATAATGCCAAAGCATTGGAATTTTATCAGCGCTGGATGCAGTTTACGGGACCGTTGATGGCGAAAGGCGGCGAGGATACATTAATGTATACTTATAATCGCTTCGTTGGGCACAATGATGTGGGTGATTTTCCGGACCGGTTTGGTATGCCGGTCAAAGAATTTCATCATAAAATGCGTTTACGCCAGAAAGAATGGCCGCTTTCATTAAACACAACTTCTACGCACGATACAAAAAGAGGCGAAGATGTGCGGGCACGCCTGAATGTGCTAACGGATCTGCCGGAGGAATGGATTGCCAGAGTAAACGAATGGCGTACATTGAATTCATCGATTAAAAAACCGGACGGACCAACTGACAATGATGAGTATCTGATTTACCAAACATTAATAGGAGCGTATCCAATGCCCGGTGAAGACGCAAGTGATTTCGCGGAGCGGCTAGGGGATTATTTAAAAAAAGCGCTGCGTGAGGCTAAAACGGATACAACCTGGGCAGAACCGAATGAAGTTTACGAAAAAAGCACGGAGGAATTCGCCCTTAAACTGCTCGATCCCAACTTGCCGTTCTTTGCTAATTTCCAGGAATATTTAAAAACCATTTCGGATGCGGGAATCGTCAATTCGCTTGCACAGGTTTTGTTGAAATTTACATGCCCCGGTGTCCCCGATGTTTACCAGGGAACCGAACTCTGGGACCTGAGCTTGGTTGACCCTGATAACAGAAGGCCATTTGACTACGAAAAACGTGAAAACTGGCTGCACGAATTTGAGGATTATGATACGGAAAGACTGGCCGAAAAACTCTGGGAATCGCGGAATTCCGGACAGATCAAACTATGGCTCACACACCAGCTTTATAATCTGAGAAAATTGAATCCGGTGCTGTTTTCGGAAGGTGATTATGTGCCTTTGAAAGTCCGTGGAGCCTACAAAGAACATATCCTGGCTTTTGCCCGGAAATACAAAAGAGAATATATCATCGTAGCCGTCCCTTTACACAGTGCAATGCTTTGTAAGGAACAAGGAAAGGCGTTTTTCGATCTGGACTGGAAAGATACATCCGTTGTGCTGCCCGATAATATGGACACCGCCTGGACGGAAATGCTGACGGGAGAGGAAGCTGAATATGAGGGCAAATTAACGCCCGGATTAATTTTCAAAAGTCTTCCTGTTGCGGTTTTAAAAGGAAAAAAGCCTGATAATGAGCGTAAGGCAGGGGTTTTATTGCACATTACATCGCTGGCGTCGCCTTTTGGAATAGGGGATATGGGCCCGGAAGCTTTTGCTTTCGCCGATTTTCTCTCAAAAAGCAGTCAGAAGTTATGGCAAATACTGCCCTTGAATCCAATAGAGGCTGCTCAGTCCAATTCTCCGTATAGCGCATTGTCCAGCCGTGCTGGAAATCCGTTGCTGATCAGCCCTGAAGTACTGGCAAAGGACGGGCTTCTGGAGAAGGAAAAGCTGAATGACTATATGCTTCCGCAAACCGGCAGAACGGATTATGAGCAAGCAGAAAAATTGAAGAATGATCTTTTGAAGGAAGCTTTTGAAAAGTTTCTTTCCCTGAACGATTCCGCTTCCAATGCGGAATTTGAAGCGTTTTGTGAAAAAAACCAGGCTTGGCTGGATGACTTCGCCATATACATTGCCCTCAAACAAAAGCACGATGGTAAGCCCTGGTATACCTGGCCGGAGCAGTTCAGAAAACGGGACGAAAACGCATTGCAAGAGATTGAATCTGAAAAATTGCAATTTATCAAATGGCAGCAATACATATTTGACAAGCAATGGAAAGATTTAAAATCTTACTGCAATGGCCTTGAAATTAAGCTGTTAGGGGACATTCCATTTTACGTGAGCTACGATTCTGCGGATGTTTGGGCCAATCCTGAGTTCTTCTGTGTGGATGAAGAAGGCAAAATTACCGGCATTGCCGGCGTTCCTCCTGATGCTTTTTCGGATGATGGACAACTTTGGGGAATGCCAGTTTTCGACTGGGATGTACTTAAAAAACAGGATTATAAATGGTGGATACAGCGGCTGGAAAAAAATATTGAGCTTTTCGACGTTGTCCGGCTGGACCACTTCCGGGCATTTACCGACTACTGGGAAGTAGCCGGTGGTGAAAAAACGGCAGTAAACGGCGAATGGAAGCTGGGCCCGGATGCTGAATTTTTTACAAAAATAGAAACGGCATTGGGCGGGCTTCCTTTTGTGGCCGAGGATCTGGGCGAAATGAGTCCGGGCGTTTATAAATTAAGGGACAAATTCGCATTGCCCGGAATGAAGGTTTTGCAGTTTGCTTTTGATGAAAACATGGCCCAGTCGGATCATATTCCGCATAACTTCAATGCCAATTTCTACGCCTACACCGGCACGCATGACAACAATACTACATTGGGCTGGTTCAGGAGCTCGAAGGACGGGGAGATGAAGGCTTTGATTGAGAAATATGTCGGCCATGAGGTGGATGAGGACAACATCTGTGAGGTGATGGCGCGGCTTACTTTCTCGTCCGTTGCCAAAGTGGCCATTCTTCCCATGCAGGATGTGCTTAAACTGGATGAGACGACGATCATGAACATTCCGGGCTCGAATGAAAATAACTGGTCATGGCGACTGAAACCGGGACAGGTTACGCATGAGGCCCAACAGTTTCTTTTGAACCTGACAACCCTCTGCAACCGTGATTAGAGGTTGCATAAAATGATTGTGAATGTTTGGATGTGGTTATATTTGTGAAAATACAGCAAATTTGAATGTTCCTATGCTTGTAAAAAAAGCCGCGTTATTGATCCTGTTCAGTGTTTCTCTGATCCAATTAACTGCCTGCAAGAATGCGGCTGACAGTCCGGCGGATGCGGCTGCTTTGCTGACAGTGGTGAAACAATGGAAAATTGATGAGATTGCTGTAAATGATGCGGTGACTTTTAAGGATGGGAAAATGACGCAGCAGTTTGGCGGGATTGATTTTGAGCGATATATGGAAACGGTTGAGCTTCGGAAAGACGGCACATTTTCGGGCGTTTTTAAAGGGGATAGCAAGCCATTTGATCTTAAATGGAAGCAAACTGATAAAAATCTGACAGTTGGCGCGGCAGATGCAGCCGTCAAAGGAGGCGAATGGACGATTGATCCGAAGGATGTTAGCAGCGAATTTTTTACCATGAAAACACAAAGCACTGCATACGACTATCCCCGGATGACCAGCATATCCCTTAAATTCAAAGCTGTAAAGTAAACCCACATTCGCAAAACACCGGAAATGAAGAATCTTGAAAAAGCCTTCGCGCTTTTTGACGCCTATAACCGCAATTCGCCTGAACATTTAGTCCATGAGGGGACAGAATATCCGGCTGAATATTTTTATGCCATAAAACTGCATGAATGGGTTACAAAACTTGCTCCCGAGGCAAGCGAGAGCTTATTGCTGGCATCAAGGGCACAGCATATCGGGCGCTGGGAAATTGCCCGGAATACTTACGAGGAAGGCAGGGTAGGTTATCTCAAATGGAGAACGGACCTGTCTAAATTTCACGCCTCAAAAGCCGCCGAAATAATGGAATCTGTCGGGTACGATGCAGAGACCATTGAGCGGGTACAGCAAATTATCCGCAAACAAAAAATAAAAGCGGATGATGAAGTGCAAACTATGGAGAATGCGCTTTGTCTGGTGTTTTTGGAATATCAATTTGATGACCTCATTGCCAAAACAAGTGAGGAAAAAATGATCATCATTTTACAAAAAACGTGGGCCAAAATGAGTGACCCCGGCAGAAACCAGGCGCTTTCCTTACATTATAGTGATGAAGGAAAGCGCCTGATCAACATGGCATTAAGTGCGTCTTGATGCCATGTTTTATTCTAATCTTTTTGTGCTGTTTCTTTTCTGTTATCCAATGTCTCCGCAGTTTTAACAAGTTGCACAAATTCTGAGCGGTAACCTTCTTCGTCTTTACCAAATGCCGTTTTGGCCCGCGCAACAACTTCCCGGTAACTGGCTTTGCCTTTAAATTCCGAGTTACGAAGCAATAACCCGAACTCTGCCACTGCGCTCGCAAAGCGGAGATTTTCTGAACAGTCTGCAAGTGGTTTGGAGGTGTTTTTAATAGGCATGTCAAACAAAATGCTCTTGACTGAATCCGGCTTTTTGTAACGGATTTTTAATGTCAGCATTTCGTCTGTTTTCCCAAGGTCCGACGCATCTGTTTTTTGATATTTCAATGCATCATTTTTTGACAGATAGGAGCTGTTGGCACCTGCAGGAACAATTTCGTACAGCGCGGTAACCGAGTGTCCCGAGCCCATTTCACCTGCATCTTTTTTATCGTCACGAAACTCCTCGTTTTTGAGCGCGCGATTTTCGTAACCTATTAACCGGTAAGCCTGTACATGCCGCGGGTTGAATTCAATCTGGACTTTAACATCCTTGGCGATCGTGAAAAGTGTTCCGCCGAATTCCTGAACAAATTCTTTCCTCGCTTCCTGAATGTTATCAATGTAAGCATAGTTGCCATTGCCTTTATCGGCAAGCGTTTCAATGTGGCTGTCTTTGTAATTTCCCATCCCAAATCCCATAATGCTTAGGAAAATACCCTCTTTTCGCTTTTCTTCAATTAGTCGCTGCAATTCGCCTTCGCTTGAAATCCCAACATTGAAATCGCCGTCGGTTGCCAGAATTACGCGGTTGTTTCCGTCTTTCATGAAGTTATCTTTCGCGAGCTTATAAGCCAGTTCAATCCCCGCACCGCCAGCCGTCGAACCGCCTGCTTCGAGCCCGTCAAGCGCTTCCTTAATAGTCATTTTTTCACTGCCGGATGTGGGTTTTAAAATCTCACCCGCAGCGCCAGCGTACACGACAATGGAAATTTTATCCTGAGGACGAAGCTGGTCAACGAGGAGTTTGAAAGCTTGTTTTAAAAGAGGAAGCTTATTCTGGTCGGACATGGAGCCAGAGACGTCGATCAGGAAAACCAGGTTCGAGGCGGGCAAATTTTTGGTCGGGACGGTTTTCGCCTGCAAGCCAATGTGCAGCAGTTTTAGTCCCGGATTCCAGGGAGAGTCTGTCATTTCACCGGATACGGCGATGGGGTGCTCGCCTGATGGCTCTGTATAATCATAATCAAAATAGTTGATCATTTCCTCAATTCTGACCGCATCCACGGGAGGCATTTGTCCTGAATTTAAAAACCGGCGCGTGTTGCTGTAAGATGCCCGGTCCACATCAACGGAGAATGTTGTGACAGGCGTTTGGGACGCAAACTGGAAGCCATTTTCATTAATCGGATTGTAATTTTCGGTTTCCAGAGGCTGGTGCCGGGGCATAGGCGCCATAAAAGTCTGCGCGGCCGATTCCATTTGCACGTAACTGCCGGAAACTTTTCGATGGACCTGATTACTTTCGCTCAGCGCGTCTGTCAAGTCAATGCGGCTGATGGCTAATGTCACATTCAATGTGTTAGCGGTGCCTAACCTCACTTCTTTGGCTGCATAATGGGGCATCGAGAAGATCAGCGTTTTTGCGTAATCAGGAACCTGGATCGTGTATCTTCCCAGCGAATCCGTTTTGGCGGATATTATGGTGTTTTTCACCATAACAATCACATTAGCAAGCGGTTTTTGATTTTCATCTTTTACAACACCGGAGATTTTCCGGTTCTGCAGCAATGTAAAAGCCGTCAGGGCGAAAAAGAGGAGCAATGCAATTTTACTTTTCATGGTTAATAGATTTTTTGTTTATTGACAGGATGCAAGCCGCATTCAGATTCCATAGATTTTTTCTGACTTTTTTATGGAATTTCAAAAAAGCTGCATCTAATGGTTGACACATAGAGGTAATCATGTTTTTAAGCCGGCGCATGTGAGGTTTTTAAAAATATTCAGGGGAAATACAGTGGCACCGCTTTCAGAAGCGCAGCAACTCACGGCGTATCGCAGCTCCGGGGATGTTGGCGTGTTGGGTGCGCTCTATGAACCTTATATGGAAATGGTCTTTGCGCTGTGTTACAAATATTTGCAGGACGAGGACGCGGGTAAGGACGCCGTAATGCAGATTTTTGAAAAACTGGTCTTAGAGTTGAAAACACATGAAGTGGAGCATTTCAAAAGCTGGCTGCACAGCGTTTGCCGCAATTATTGTTTGATGCAGCTTCGCGCGAAAAAGGCATTTGTGACGGCAGATGACATCGACAATGAGGAAAGTGAAACGTTTCTGATCTCCGATGGACCCGAAGAGTCGCTTTTCGATGAAAAACAATTCGATGCCCTGGAAATGTGTTTGGGAACATTACAAAAAGAGCAAAGAACGGCGATACAACTGTTCTATATGCAGGAGAAATGTTACCGGGAAATTAGTGAAGATACGGGTTTTGATCTCAGTAAAGTGAAAAGCTATATCCAGAATGGCAAGCGGAACCTGAAAATTTGCATAGAAAAAAATGGCAGAAAATAGGTCAGATAGGGTTGGATTTGAGGACTTTCGCCGCTATCAAAGTGGTGAAATGTCGCTCAGGGAGCAACATTTGCTGGAAAAGCAGATGTTGGAAGATCCTATGCTCGCGGAAGCGTATGAGGGATTTCTTGCCATGCAACGAAACAACGCCGACTTTGCCAGCATTAAAAATGCCCTGAACCGGAATTTAGGAAAACGGATCAAGGGCAATCGAAAAAGGACAATTCCGATATGGGCCTACGGAGCTGCTGCTTCGCTGGTAATCACTATGGGTACACTCTGGCTTGTATTTGTTTCCAATCCACAAAAAGGTGACATCACGGAAACTGGACAAAATCTAGTGGAAAGGCCTTTGATTAAGCCTGAAACCAAACCTCAATCCGCTCCCGAAACGAATCTGGAAACAGCATTGCCTGTTAAAAAAACAACTCCGCGCACGAAGCCAGCGACGCAGCGAGCTCAGGAACCTGAACTTGTCATTGAAGTTCCTGCCCAACAGACTGAAACAGATTTGGCCGTCACAAATAGTGATGATCAGGTAAATGTTCCCGCTTCCGCGCCTGCGGAGAAGCAGGCGTTTGCCAACACAGCCCGTACGCAGCCACCCGCTGCCGCAGCCAGTCGCTTACGCGAAGAACCCAAGCACAAAAGGAGCCATACCGTTGTAGCCGAGGAGACTTCGGCCCGAGGTCTGGCGGCGTTACCGGATGTGACAAATTCCCTTACTAAGCTGACAGCCAGTCCATTAATGGGATGGGACGCGTATCGTGTTTATCTGGAAAAGCAAAGCGGCGCCGCCAGGCGCAAGGGAGAAGTGACGGTAAGCTTCTATGTAAATGCAGACGGCACATTGACCGACTTTACTGCCGAAGGTAAAAAGCAATTACATTCAGAAGGGATCCGCATCGTGAGAGAAGGCCCGCAATGGGTTCCGGTCAAGCAGCATGGCTCCACCGTACGCACTCCCGTTTCGGTTACATTACAATTCAGAAAGTAAACCAGCTTCCCCGGCGTAATTTCCCCGAACCGTTGTATCTGAACACTTTATAGAAATCCGCAGGATATAATTATCCAGGGATTTAAGTAATTCCGCGCAATACAACCGGTTACAAAATTACTCCGTAGAAGTAATTTGTATTTTTTTTCAAAATAGAATGTTAATTTTTTGCAATCTGGATAGTTGTATATAATTTTACTACGCATACATCACTCCCCTTCATACATATACCCGTTATAATAATTTCTGTTAAATCAAACCATACAACCAATCATCCATGTTTTTTTAGATTTGATACCGTAGAAACAGGATCTTTCGGATAAAATTTCCGGATAGATTTTGTTATCGGCAGTATTATTACTAATTCTACGTAAGAATTGGTTGTTATTTCGAAATGTGGCGGACGCAACCAGCTCAAACCAGGTGAAATCTCCAAATGGTAACATCAAACAAGCACCAGATAATTTGAATATTTTTTACTCAACCTATGAGCAGTAGAAGAAATCTCTTGATTATAGACGATGAGCCAAGTATCACCAAGATATTGGAGCATTTTCTAAAAAAGGACTTTAATGTTGTAATTAAAAGTGACGGATCCGAAGGCATGCTTTGGCTCGAAGAAGGTAATCAGGCTGACCTGATCATTGCAGATTTGCATATGCCCAATTTGAGCGGAAAAGAGTTTTTAAAGGTTGCAAAGGCCAGTAACTTGTATGCTGACATTCCCGTGATCATCCTTTCCGGATCTGACGAAAGCAGTGAACGTATCCAATGCCTGAACCTGGGTGCAGACGATTTTATGGTAAAACCATTCAATCCGATGGAAGTTCACGCCAAGATCAATGCAATCCTTCGCCGAAGTAAACGCTACTCTTAATCAGCAAATCAATATGGAATTGACAAGCACGTCCGCGGGAATGGTTGTTGAGCCAAAATCCTATGTCGCGTTGTTCAGGGTTATTTATCTGAACAAAGATCTGGAACAATATCTGCACTTTTCGGAGCAGTATGCCGACTCGCTGCAGGTCGAATATTTCGACTCCAAAGAAGGGGTTCTCCGCGCCCTTGAAGAGAATTTCCCCGCCGACATTATCCTGGCCCATTCAGAAAGCGGCGGCCTGGAACTGCTTGACACAATCCGCAATACGGCCGGATTTGGCAACATTCCTTTTGTGCTGATGGTAAATAACCTGAGCCCCGAAGCCATAGAAATGGCCCGGAAGCATCACGCTGATGACATTTTCTCGGTCCGGTTTGACGACGGTGACCTTATTACCCGCATCCGCTATTTCAAAAAACGGCAATGGTATGTCGCCAGCAAAGCTTCGGAAAAAATCAGTTCTCAAAACACCCGCACACCCATTTGGAAACGGGCGATCGACATCATTACGACGGGCGGCGCCGTGATCCTGTTACTCCCGGTTTTTTTGCTGGTGGCACTGCTGATCCGCCTGGACTCAAAAGGACCTGTTTTTTACAAATCCAAAAGGGTAGGGAGCGGCTACAAGATTTTTGACCTCTACAAATTCCGCACAATGCGCACGGATGCCGACCAGCTTATCCGAAAAATGGCTGCATTGAGCATGTATAATAAGAGCACCGAGCCCGTAAACCAGATCGAAAGCAATGGTTTGTGCGACGAATGTCTGGTTGGAAACCAGTGTAAGAGCCTGCTGTTCCACGATGGAAAGGAGATTTGCGAAAAGCTGTACCATTTTCAGAAAGACCAGAAGGCGGCGTTCATGAAATTCCAGAATGACCCACGGATCACGCGTTTCGGACAGTTTTTGAGAAACAGCAGTCTGGACGAATTGCCACAGTTGATCAACATCCTCAAAGGCGATATGTCGCTGGTGGGCAACCGCCCGCTGCCCCTTTACGAGGCTGAAAAAATGACTACTGATGACAAAATCCTTCGTTTTGCGGGTCCGGCCGGACTTACTGGCCTGTGGCAGGTGACCAAACGCGGAAAAGGAAAAGCGGATATGTCCGAAGAGGAAAGAACGCAGCTGGACATTACTTATGCGAAGGAATTTTCCTTCAAAATGGATATGCAGATCATTTTAAAGACGTTCCCGGCCCTCTTGCAATCAGAAAACGTTTAACCCTCCCTATCTTTAAAACTATCGAAATTACTTTTACACGCTTATGTTAAATGGTTTTGATCCATTCATTGCGCGACCCGTCATACTGTTTGATAACCCTCGCAGGGTTGCCGACAGCGACAGAGTAGGGAGGGATATTTTTGGTGACAACGGCCCCTGCGGCAATTACGCAGTGTTTTCCAATGGTAACCCCGGCAGTGATCACGGTGTTGGCACCAATCCAGCAGTCGTCTTCAATGACAATGGGCGCAACGCTAACGCCTTGCTGGTGAATCGGTTGCTTAATGTCAGTGTAATTATGGTTCAGTCCGCTTGCCACGATGTTCTGTGCGAGAATGACATTGTTACCAACCGTTATCGGGCCAATGATCACATTGCCCAGGCCAATCAGCGAATTATTGCCAATCCTGACTTCCCCCACACCATTATTAACCGTAGTAAAGTCTTCAATCATGGAATTGTCCCCGATTGAGAAAGGATTGAATGGAAGCACATCCATTCTGACCCAGCTCCTTATAATCACGTTTTTTCCTCTTTGATGATAAAACCGGTTTAATATCACCCTCACCCAAAGCCTCGGACGAGCCTGATTAGTTGGAATAAGAAGCCAGTGAAAGAATTTTTTTAAACGTGGATTGCTCTTGATTTGGTCTGAAAAAGCCATTCGGGTTGGGCAGAGAGAAGTAGAAGTAATTTTATTCAAATGTATTTCCTATAACTACAAAATCAAGCAAAACTCATTTTAAATAAACTATTTTTTAAAAAATAATGCCGATGAGATACGCAGTGTTTTTAATTCCCTTGTTTTTGATCACCCTCACAACACACGCCCAGGAGTCTTTGAGCAAAGATGTAGACTATGCTTATCTCGAAAAATTAATCACAATTACCAGGGCTAACTACCCAAAGATCAAGATGTACGACGACCGGGTTACGGTAGCTGAATACGCGATCAAAAAAGCGAAGCTTTCGTATTTTGACATTTTCAATTTCTCTTATCTATATAGCCCAAACAACAACACAGCCACCATTTCTCCCACATTACTAAGCGGTTACCAGCTGGGGTTCTTCGTAAATATTGGCGCCATTTTACAAAAGCCGAGCCTGATCAAACAGGCCAAAGGGGAGCTTTCGGTTATGCAGCATGATAAGGAAGCTTTTGACCTGAATATGGTTTCGGAAGTGAAGAAACGGTATTTCACCCTGATCCAGAAACGAGCGGTTTTTAAAGTGCGCTCCAATGCAGTACTGGACGTGGAAAGTATGGTTGCCAATGTCAAAAAACGCTTTGAAATGGGGCAGGAAACATTGGAAAAATATAATCAGATACTCGTTATGCAGACGGACCACTACCAAAACCTGCTGAATGCAGAAAGTGAGATTTTGATAGCAAAAAGCAGTCTGGAAGAATTGTTGGGACAAAAATTAGAAGATATAAAATGAGCGAGTTTGTACAATTTTTGAAATTATTGCAACGCAATAAGATCACGTTGATCCTGGTTCCGCTGATCACCGTGATCCTTTGCTATTTCCTCGTCCGGCGCCTGCCCGACACATTTGAATCACACGCACGCATTGCAACGGGCCTCGTAGACAAGACGGACCAGGTTGTTACCAAGGCAAAAGACGAACAGGACCAGCAGATCGCGCGCAAGTTTGAGAGCCTGATCCAGGTGCTGCGTCTGAAAAGGACCATAGATCAGGTATCTTACCGATTGATCCTGAATGATTTGAAAGGTTTGAAGGACTC
Coding sequences:
- a CDS encoding acyltransferase yields the protein MIIRSWVRMDVLPFNPFSIGDNSMIEDFTTVNNGVGEVRIGNNSLIGLGNVIIGPITVGNNVILAQNIVASGLNHNYTDIKQPIHQQGVSVAPIVIEDDCWIGANTVITAGVTIGKHCVIAAGAVVTKNIPPYSVAVGNPARVIKQYDGSRNEWIKTI
- a CDS encoding sugar transferase; amino-acid sequence: MELTSTSAGMVVEPKSYVALFRVIYLNKDLEQYLHFSEQYADSLQVEYFDSKEGVLRALEENFPADIILAHSESGGLELLDTIRNTAGFGNIPFVLMVNNLSPEAIEMARKHHADDIFSVRFDDGDLITRIRYFKKRQWYVASKASEKISSQNTRTPIWKRAIDIITTGGAVILLLPVFLLVALLIRLDSKGPVFYKSKRVGSGYKIFDLYKFRTMRTDADQLIRKMAALSMYNKSTEPVNQIESNGLCDECLVGNQCKSLLFHDGKEICEKLYHFQKDQKAAFMKFQNDPRITRFGQFLRNSSLDELPQLINILKGDMSLVGNRPLPLYEAEKMTTDDKILRFAGPAGLTGLWQVTKRGKGKADMSEEERTQLDITYAKEFSFKMDMQIILKTFPALLQSENV
- a CDS encoding TolC family protein; protein product: MRYAVFLIPLFLITLTTHAQESLSKDVDYAYLEKLITITRANYPKIKMYDDRVTVAEYAIKKAKLSYFDIFNFSYLYSPNNNTATISPTLLSGYQLGFFVNIGAILQKPSLIKQAKGELSVMQHDKEAFDLNMVSEVKKRYFTLIQKRAVFKVRSNAVLDVESMVANVKKRFEMGQETLEKYNQILVMQTDHYQNLLNAESEILIAKSSLEELLGQKLEDIK
- a CDS encoding energy transducer TonB, whose protein sequence is MAENRSDRVGFEDFRRYQSGEMSLREQHLLEKQMLEDPMLAEAYEGFLAMQRNNADFASIKNALNRNLGKRIKGNRKRTIPIWAYGAAASLVITMGTLWLVFVSNPQKGDITETGQNLVERPLIKPETKPQSAPETNLETALPVKKTTPRTKPATQRAQEPELVIEVPAQQTETDLAVTNSDDQVNVPASAPAEKQAFANTARTQPPAAAASRLREEPKHKRSHTVVAEETSARGLAALPDVTNSLTKLTASPLMGWDAYRVYLEKQSGAARRKGEVTVSFYVNADGTLTDFTAEGKKQLHSEGIRIVREGPQWVPVKQHGSTVRTPVSVTLQFRK
- a CDS encoding YfbK domain-containing protein yields the protein MKSKIALLLFFALTAFTLLQNRKISGVVKDENQKPLANVIVMVKNTIISAKTDSLGRYTIQVPDYAKTLIFSMPHYAAKEVRLGTANTLNVTLAISRIDLTDALSESNQVHRKVSGSYVQMESAAQTFMAPMPRHQPLETENYNPINENGFQFASQTPVTTFSVDVDRASYSNTRRFLNSGQMPPVDAVRIEEMINYFDYDYTEPSGEHPIAVSGEMTDSPWNPGLKLLHIGLQAKTVPTKNLPASNLVFLIDVSGSMSDQNKLPLLKQAFKLLVDQLRPQDKISIVVYAGAAGEILKPTSGSEKMTIKEALDGLEAGGSTAGGAGIELAYKLAKDNFMKDGNNRVILATDGDFNVGISSEGELQRLIEEKRKEGIFLSIMGFGMGNYKDSHIETLADKGNGNYAYIDNIQEARKEFVQEFGGTLFTIAKDVKVQIEFNPRHVQAYRLIGYENRALKNEEFRDDKKDAGEMGSGHSVTALYEIVPAGANSSYLSKNDALKYQKTDASDLGKTDEMLTLKIRYKKPDSVKSILFDMPIKNTSKPLADCSENLRFASAVAEFGLLLRNSEFKGKASYREVVARAKTAFGKDEEGYRSEFVQLVKTAETLDNRKETAQKD
- a CDS encoding response regulator transcription factor, coding for MSSRRNLLIIDDEPSITKILEHFLKKDFNVVIKSDGSEGMLWLEEGNQADLIIADLHMPNLSGKEFLKVAKASNLYADIPVIILSGSDESSERIQCLNLGADDFMVKPFNPMEVHAKINAILRRSKRYS
- a CDS encoding RNA polymerase sigma factor, translated to MRFLKIFRGNTVAPLSEAQQLTAYRSSGDVGVLGALYEPYMEMVFALCYKYLQDEDAGKDAVMQIFEKLVLELKTHEVEHFKSWLHSVCRNYCLMQLRAKKAFVTADDIDNEESETFLISDGPEESLFDEKQFDALEMCLGTLQKEQRTAIQLFYMQEKCYREISEDTGFDLSKVKSYIQNGKRNLKICIEKNGRK
- the treY gene encoding malto-oligosyltrehalose synthase; its protein translation is MNNPIATYRIQFHKDFSFADLEKRVSYLQKLGVSTLYASPILAATKGSTHGYDGISPEVINPEVGTAEQLRKLSQTLKELEISWLQDIVPNHMAFHSENEWLMDVLEKGQQSEYASFFDIAWNSKLFQGKLMVPFLGAPLEEVIDNQQIKVEYAGNRLVINYEGATFPLNIRSYMNLLGADRENAPETVGQLVQQLNEIHEAEDPKIFSQRWSEFLLQLSSLMKNEQIKGWIDQVVATVNADKSKIADLVKGQEYLLCFWQDTDSKINFRRFFTVNGLICLNMHYDAVFDKYHQLIKVLVDEGIFQGLRVDHIDGLYDPAAYLEKLRELSGPETYLIVEKILEKSESMPAEWPIEGTSGYEFLADVNNVFTNSAAEDVFSTFYQDITDSKDPIREQLLEKKSGILNNHMGGELDNLYQLFTDLELVDLENLEAVGKENVKKVIGEFLIHCPIYRYYGNQMPLSETETREVKAVFEDIMSHHNGLESAIELLEQAILEKTNGGDEAYNAKALEFYQRWMQFTGPLMAKGGEDTLMYTYNRFVGHNDVGDFPDRFGMPVKEFHHKMRLRQKEWPLSLNTTSTHDTKRGEDVRARLNVLTDLPEEWIARVNEWRTLNSSIKKPDGPTDNDEYLIYQTLIGAYPMPGEDASDFAERLGDYLKKALREAKTDTTWAEPNEVYEKSTEEFALKLLDPNLPFFANFQEYLKTISDAGIVNSLAQVLLKFTCPGVPDVYQGTELWDLSLVDPDNRRPFDYEKRENWLHEFEDYDTERLAEKLWESRNSGQIKLWLTHQLYNLRKLNPVLFSEGDYVPLKVRGAYKEHILAFARKYKREYIIVAVPLHSAMLCKEQGKAFFDLDWKDTSVVLPDNMDTAWTEMLTGEEAEYEGKLTPGLIFKSLPVAVLKGKKPDNERKAGVLLHITSLASPFGIGDMGPEAFAFADFLSKSSQKLWQILPLNPIEAAQSNSPYSALSSRAGNPLLISPEVLAKDGLLEKEKLNDYMLPQTGRTDYEQAEKLKNDLLKEAFEKFLSLNDSASNAEFEAFCEKNQAWLDDFAIYIALKQKHDGKPWYTWPEQFRKRDENALQEIESEKLQFIKWQQYIFDKQWKDLKSYCNGLEIKLLGDIPFYVSYDSADVWANPEFFCVDEEGKITGIAGVPPDAFSDDGQLWGMPVFDWDVLKKQDYKWWIQRLEKNIELFDVVRLDHFRAFTDYWEVAGGEKTAVNGEWKLGPDAEFFTKIETALGGLPFVAEDLGEMSPGVYKLRDKFALPGMKVLQFAFDENMAQSDHIPHNFNANFYAYTGTHDNNTTLGWFRSSKDGEMKALIEKYVGHEVDEDNICEVMARLTFSSVAKVAILPMQDVLKLDETTIMNIPGSNENNWSWRLKPGQVTHEAQQFLLNLTTLCNRD
- a CDS encoding DUF4202 domain-containing protein, which translates into the protein MKNLEKAFALFDAYNRNSPEHLVHEGTEYPAEYFYAIKLHEWVTKLAPEASESLLLASRAQHIGRWEIARNTYEEGRVGYLKWRTDLSKFHASKAAEIMESVGYDAETIERVQQIIRKQKIKADDEVQTMENALCLVFLEYQFDDLIAKTSEEKMIIILQKTWAKMSDPGRNQALSLHYSDEGKRLINMALSAS